A single window of Sparus aurata chromosome 12, fSpaAur1.1, whole genome shotgun sequence DNA harbors:
- the LOC115593085 gene encoding T-box-containing protein TBX6L-like, which produces MQHISDFKSNLSMPRPPPAADSYQQGSIKMTLENSDLWKSFHTIGTEMIITKHGRRMFPHCSISLSGLQPYANYVVMVDMVPVDSFKYKWKKEQWEVAGKAEPQPPCRTYMHPDSPAPGSHWMKQSLTFLKMKLTNNTLDQHGHIILHSMHRYYPRFHVTQADSPYTVRWGPFQTFSFPETSFTAVTAYQNPKITKLKIDHNPFAKGFREGGTHSHSKRCRPNRSPPAKRAALDRNALCESPPGLQRMPSTSLSTQAGKNQASTQQQQQQPLKGVDLSAWALEQDPSESLHAEPLEQHEYDYSCEEQMVPASVAYQPYRSVDYARFPLPSTDVEAAHTPVHPLPHPLATAEHNTQQHGYYHHPYHNSHAADWSQYPLFSYSIW; this is translated from the exons ATGCAGCACATCTCCG ACTTCAAATCGAATCTAAGCATGCCCCGACCCCCTCCAGCAGCTGACTCATACCAGCAGGGCTCCATCAAGATGACCCTGGAAAACTCTGATCTCTGGAAGTCCTTTCATACCATCGGAACGGAGATGATTATCACAAAGCACGGAAG GCGAATGTTTCCACACTGCAGCATCAGTCTGTCCGGGCTCCAACCGTATGCCAACTACGTCGTCATGGTGGATATGGTTCCTGTCGACAGCTTCAAATACAAG TGGAAGAAGGAGCAGTGGGAGGTTGCGGGTAAGGCAGAGCCCCAGCCCCCGTGTCGGACATACATGCACCCGGACTCCCCAGCCCCGGGAAGTCACTGGATGAAGCAGTCGCTGACTTTTCTCAAGATGAAGCTCACCAACAACACTCTGGACCAGCACGGCCAC ATCATCCTGCACTCCATGCATCGCTACTACCCAAGGTTTCATGTCACCCAGGCAGACAGCCCTTACACGGTCCGCTGGGGCCCATTTCAGACCTTCTCCTTCCCAGAGACGTCCTTCACCGCAGTGACCGCTTACCAGAACCCAAAG atcaCCAAGTTGAAGATCGACCACAACCCCTTCGCCAAGGGATTCAGGGAAGGAGGCACCCACTCCCACAGCAAAAG GTGTCGTCCAAATAGAAGCCCTCCTGCAAAAAGAGCCGCCCTGGACAGAAATGCTCTTTGTGAAAGCCCTCCGG GCCTGCAGAGGAtgccctccacctctctgtcgACACAGGCAGGGAAGAATCAGGCCTccacgcagcagcagcagcagcagccgttGAAGGGGGTTGACCTctcagcctgggctctggagcAGGACCCGTCTGAGAGTCTCCACGCTGAGCCCCTGGAGCAGCACGAGTACGACTACAGCTGTGAAGAGCAGATGGTGCCTGCATCCGTGGCGTACCAGCCCTACAG GTCTGTCGACTATGCCCGATTCCCACTGCCCTCCACTGACGTAGAGGCGGCGCACACCCCCGTCCACCCTCTGCCTCACCCACTCGCCACAGCCGAGCACAACACACAGCAACATGGATACTACCACCATCCTTACCATAACAGCCACGCAGCAGACTGGAGCCAGTACCCGCTGTTCTCCTACTCTATCTGGTGA